One genomic window of Flavobacteriales bacterium includes the following:
- a CDS encoding DNA polymerase III subunit delta, translating to YDNQVPAWINSYLAGKKHAISPKATMLLSQFLGNDLSKIANELDKLILNLDGRKDISEDDIEQNIGISKDFNNFELVKALGEKDIFKANMIANYFENNPKNNPMIVTISVLYNFFSKVLSYHFLKDKSSKNVATQLKVSPFFVKDYIEGANNYKSRKTVAIVELLREYDLKSKGVGSVSTSEGALLKELIYKILH from the coding sequence TATATGATAATCAAGTACCTGCATGGATCAACAGTTATTTGGCCGGAAAAAAACACGCGATCAGTCCAAAAGCTACTATGTTACTCTCTCAGTTTCTAGGAAATGATCTTAGTAAAATTGCAAATGAGTTAGACAAATTAATCCTCAACCTTGATGGACGTAAAGACATTAGTGAAGATGACATTGAGCAAAACATTGGCATAAGCAAAGACTTCAATAATTTCGAGTTAGTTAAAGCGCTTGGCGAAAAAGATATTTTCAAAGCGAATATGATCGCCAATTATTTTGAGAACAATCCAAAAAACAATCCTATGATTGTTACCATAAGTGTTCTTTATAATTTCTTTTCTAAAGTGCTGTCTTATCATTTCCTAAAAGACAAAAGCAGTAAAAATGTAGCTACTCAACTTAAAGTATCGCCCTTTTTCGTGAAGGACTATATTGAAGGTGCAAATAATTACAAAAGCAGGAAAACCGTTGCGATAGTTGAACTTCTTAGAGAGTATGATCTCAAATCTAAGGGTGTGGGAAGTGTCTCCACAAGCGAAGGAGCACTACTAAAAGAGCTGATCTATAAAATATTACACTGA